A genomic window from Gambusia affinis linkage group LG16, SWU_Gaff_1.0, whole genome shotgun sequence includes:
- the kiz gene encoding centrosomal protein kizuna isoform X2, with protein MAGSTYSEDRYYAKIASIQQNMRKSEKRRLELERELFAYSRSDARILQIKCSKLRSYLKEICGREAQAKMRNLQLKRDVECMEISMKEYSSDHGTLQQQKADFLERISRFTEASSKTEELEEAKIKAVQRRQWDNRKNFKQVEIFMDYQTSRGYDAEAGTTSVHSHQALQRSPNRSVQPCERLPSGLLKDFRVGGEDAASKRAHLSDDISSSNDSPDGCNLSDKHERVSEQLPSARASTAAAGCVASASDDEREASPPVTLMRSEKNPFSSNGNPAMAKNPATEPTDSQEVARKPLIMGDEERGLSHLKPETTFRKGAQETSGKCESVGESCSDVQLSESSSSDLTISLTQSELEEDLPVEAASERNASCRGSGDHKQHHPDSSPHSDGSKNTEWLNSESSTPGVTLKSLSLEGLFNLLDSIEGRLHGGQSHVYRDSSIDGRQLNRIISLCDDGAGLIDEDLEACGTVVLHELRRLSWSTEKGCVLPQELVRAHQSNTEPNEISTNLPPNAARLWDRWFKHALVLKESRVLSTERLVQLFTPLLLERDANYSQQAKVLLRALLSRSSEEGPSAEDESDSSSLCNNSSALADVDVEPPRSVRPQNIQELQSTEEDSQDKSLVESGPIRVNNGLLYTMAKAG; from the exons ATGGCAGGGTCGACTTACAGCGAGGACCGCTACTATGCAAAAATAGCGTCTATTCAGCAAAACATGCGTAAGAG TGAGAAGCGCAGACTGGAGCTGGAGAGGGAGCTGTTTGCTTACTCCAGGTCAGACGCAAGAAT CTTGCAGATAAAGTGTTCCAAACTGCGCAGCTATCTCAAAGAAATCTGTGGCAGGGAAGCACAAGCGAAAATGAGAAACCTTCAGCTTAAGAGAGATGTGGAGTGCATGGAAATTAGCATGAAGGAGTACAGTTCTGACCATGGAACCCTGCAACAACAAAAG GCTGACTTCTTGGAAAGGATTTCCAGATTCACTGAAGCGAGCAGCAagacagaggagctggaagaagcaAAG ATTAAAGCTGTGCAAAGACGACAGTGGGACAACAGGAAGAACTTTAAGCAAGTGGAAATTTTTATGGACTACCAGACCTCCAGGGGCTATGATGCTGAAGCTGGCACCACAAGTGTACACTCACACCAAGCATTGCAGCGTTCGCCCAATCGCAGCGTTCAGCCGTGCGAACGTCTACCGAGTGGCCTTTTGAAGGACTTCAGAGTTGGCGGAGAGGATGCCGCCAGTAAGCGAGCGCATTTATCAGATGACATTTCAAGCTCAAACGATTCCCCTGACGGCTGTAATTTGAGTGACAAACATGAAAGAGTGTCGGAGCAGCTCCCATCTGCTCGTGCCTCAACAGCGGCAGCTGGTTGTGTGGCTTCTGCAAGTGATGATGAACGAGAAGCTTCACCTCCGGTGACCTTGATGAGGTCTGAGAAGAATCCATTTTCCAGCAACGGTAACCCTGCGATGGCTAAGAATCCCGCTACAGAACCCACTGACTCCCAAGAGGTGGCTCGCAAGCCTCTCATAATGGGAGATGAAGAGAGGGGTCTTAGCCATTTGAAGCCTGAAACCACTTTCAGAAAAGGAGCTCAAGAGACATCAG GAAAATGTGAGAGTGTTGGAGAATCATGCTCAGACGTGCAACTGTCAGAGAGCAGTTCCAGTGACCTGACAATTTCTTTGACACAATCGGAGCTCGAGGAGGATTTACCAGTGGAGGCAGCATCAGAGAGAAATGCCTCTTGCAGAGGAAGTGGTGATCACAAACAGCATCATCCTGATTCATCCCCCCACTCTGATGGGTCTAAGAACACAGAATGGTTAAACAGTGAATCCTCAACACCGGGGGTGACTTTGAAAAG cctcTCCCTGGAAGGACTCTTTAATCTGCTAGACAGCATCGAAGGGCGACTCCACGGCGGGCAGAGCCACGTGTACAGAGATTCCTCAATAGATGGGAGACAACTCAATAGGATTATCAG CCTTTGTGACGATGGAGCGGGCTTGATTGATGAGGACCTTGAAGCATGTGGAACTGTCGTCCTTCATGAGCTTCGGAGGTTGTCATGGAGCACGGAGAAGGGCTGCGTGCTACCACAGGAGCTGGTGAGAGCGCATCAGTCTAACACTGAGCCTAATGAAATAAG CACCAACCTCCCTCCCAATGCGGCTCGGCTGTGGGATCGCTGGTTCAAGCACGCCCTTGTGCTCAAGGAGAGCCGTGTCCTCAGCACTGAACGGCTGGTCCAACTGTTTACACCGCTTCTGCTGGAGCGTGATGCCAACTACAGCCAGCAG GCCAAAGTGTTGCTGAGGGCACTTCTCTCCCGGTCCAGTGAGGAGGGCCCCTCAGCAGAGGATGAGAGTGACTCTTCTTCTTTGTGCAATAATTCCTCTGCGTTGGCTGACGTAGACGTGGAGCCCCCCCGATCGGTACGCCCGCAAAACATTCAAG AACTACAAAGCACTGAAGAGGACAGCCAGGACAAAAGCCTGGTGGAAAGTGGTCCTATTAGAG TGAATAATGGGCTCCTTTACACAATGGCTAAGGCAGGATGA
- the kiz gene encoding centrosomal protein kizuna isoform X1, with protein MAGSTYSEDRYYAKIASIQQNMRKSEKRRLELERELFAYSRSDARILQIKCSKLRSYLKEICGREAQAKMRNLQLKRDVECMEISMKEYSSDHGTLQQQKADFLERISRFTEASSKTEELEEAKIKAVQRRQWDNRKNFKQVEIFMDYQTSRGYDAEAGTTSVHSHQALQRSPNRSVQPCERLPSGLLKDFRVGGEDAASKRAHLSDDISSSNDSPDGCNLSDKHERVSEQLPSARASTAAAGCVASASDDEREASPPVTLMRSEKNPFSSNGNPAMAKNPATEPTDSQEVARKPLIMGDEERGLSHLKPETTFRKGAQETSGKCESVGESCSDVQLSESSSSDLTISLTQSELEEDLPVEAASERNASCRGSGDHKQHHPDSSPHSDGSKNTEWLNSESSTPGVTLKSLSLEGLFNLLDSIEGRLHGGQSHVYRDSSIDGRQLNRIISLCDDGAGLIDEDLEACGTVVLHELRRLSWSTEKGCVLPQELVRAHQSNTEPNEISTNLPPNAARLWDRWFKHALVLKESRVLSTERLVQLFTPLLLERDANYSQQAKVLLRALLSRSSEEGPSAEDESDSSSLCNNSSALADVDVEPPRSVRPQNIQELQSTEEDSQDKSLVESGPIRETKAYQLLKQSAMQKRLPSSEEEEEESSFSGINHGHEEDLGRAKRSSHQDPYPRKGSSKVYSALQTKDFWQESDDSDFEIEAALRPPTISANSDGTDDFYH; from the exons ATGGCAGGGTCGACTTACAGCGAGGACCGCTACTATGCAAAAATAGCGTCTATTCAGCAAAACATGCGTAAGAG TGAGAAGCGCAGACTGGAGCTGGAGAGGGAGCTGTTTGCTTACTCCAGGTCAGACGCAAGAAT CTTGCAGATAAAGTGTTCCAAACTGCGCAGCTATCTCAAAGAAATCTGTGGCAGGGAAGCACAAGCGAAAATGAGAAACCTTCAGCTTAAGAGAGATGTGGAGTGCATGGAAATTAGCATGAAGGAGTACAGTTCTGACCATGGAACCCTGCAACAACAAAAG GCTGACTTCTTGGAAAGGATTTCCAGATTCACTGAAGCGAGCAGCAagacagaggagctggaagaagcaAAG ATTAAAGCTGTGCAAAGACGACAGTGGGACAACAGGAAGAACTTTAAGCAAGTGGAAATTTTTATGGACTACCAGACCTCCAGGGGCTATGATGCTGAAGCTGGCACCACAAGTGTACACTCACACCAAGCATTGCAGCGTTCGCCCAATCGCAGCGTTCAGCCGTGCGAACGTCTACCGAGTGGCCTTTTGAAGGACTTCAGAGTTGGCGGAGAGGATGCCGCCAGTAAGCGAGCGCATTTATCAGATGACATTTCAAGCTCAAACGATTCCCCTGACGGCTGTAATTTGAGTGACAAACATGAAAGAGTGTCGGAGCAGCTCCCATCTGCTCGTGCCTCAACAGCGGCAGCTGGTTGTGTGGCTTCTGCAAGTGATGATGAACGAGAAGCTTCACCTCCGGTGACCTTGATGAGGTCTGAGAAGAATCCATTTTCCAGCAACGGTAACCCTGCGATGGCTAAGAATCCCGCTACAGAACCCACTGACTCCCAAGAGGTGGCTCGCAAGCCTCTCATAATGGGAGATGAAGAGAGGGGTCTTAGCCATTTGAAGCCTGAAACCACTTTCAGAAAAGGAGCTCAAGAGACATCAG GAAAATGTGAGAGTGTTGGAGAATCATGCTCAGACGTGCAACTGTCAGAGAGCAGTTCCAGTGACCTGACAATTTCTTTGACACAATCGGAGCTCGAGGAGGATTTACCAGTGGAGGCAGCATCAGAGAGAAATGCCTCTTGCAGAGGAAGTGGTGATCACAAACAGCATCATCCTGATTCATCCCCCCACTCTGATGGGTCTAAGAACACAGAATGGTTAAACAGTGAATCCTCAACACCGGGGGTGACTTTGAAAAG cctcTCCCTGGAAGGACTCTTTAATCTGCTAGACAGCATCGAAGGGCGACTCCACGGCGGGCAGAGCCACGTGTACAGAGATTCCTCAATAGATGGGAGACAACTCAATAGGATTATCAG CCTTTGTGACGATGGAGCGGGCTTGATTGATGAGGACCTTGAAGCATGTGGAACTGTCGTCCTTCATGAGCTTCGGAGGTTGTCATGGAGCACGGAGAAGGGCTGCGTGCTACCACAGGAGCTGGTGAGAGCGCATCAGTCTAACACTGAGCCTAATGAAATAAG CACCAACCTCCCTCCCAATGCGGCTCGGCTGTGGGATCGCTGGTTCAAGCACGCCCTTGTGCTCAAGGAGAGCCGTGTCCTCAGCACTGAACGGCTGGTCCAACTGTTTACACCGCTTCTGCTGGAGCGTGATGCCAACTACAGCCAGCAG GCCAAAGTGTTGCTGAGGGCACTTCTCTCCCGGTCCAGTGAGGAGGGCCCCTCAGCAGAGGATGAGAGTGACTCTTCTTCTTTGTGCAATAATTCCTCTGCGTTGGCTGACGTAGACGTGGAGCCCCCCCGATCGGTACGCCCGCAAAACATTCAAG AACTACAAAGCACTGAAGAGGACAGCCAGGACAAAAGCCTGGTGGAAAGTGGTCCTATTAGAG AGACAAAAGCATATCAGTTACTTAAACAGTCAGCCATGCAGAAAAGACTGCCGAGTtctgaagaggaggaggaggaaagcaGCTTTTCGG GAATAAATCATGGCCATGAAGAGGACCTGGGGAGGGCCAAACGCTCCTCACATCAAGACCCTTACCCTCG GAAAGGAAGTTCAAAGGTTTATTCTGCTTTGCAAACAAAAG aCTTTTGGCAGGAATCTGATGACAGCGACTTCGAGATTGAAGCAGCCCTACGTCCTCCGACTATCAGCGCAAACAGTGATGGCACCGATGACTTTTATCATTGA